From a region of the Corallococcus macrosporus genome:
- a CDS encoding tetratricopeptide repeat protein, with amino-acid sequence MTTESKAPVSNDNTRPLSGPEMLERATEGFNLFQDGRFSESLPIFEKLSAMDPREAYFQTALGACHLALEDLDTAVECFNRAIELDPSDITPFVNRGEAFLRQGRTMEAARDFQHAVSLDPEDKDPLSRRARMLAAAALESSDEASESEAPEDRS; translated from the coding sequence ATGACGACCGAATCCAAGGCTCCGGTGTCGAACGACAACACCCGGCCGCTCTCCGGCCCGGAGATGCTCGAGCGCGCCACTGAAGGCTTCAACCTGTTCCAGGACGGCCGCTTCAGCGAGTCCCTGCCCATCTTCGAGAAGCTCTCGGCCATGGACCCCCGGGAGGCCTACTTCCAGACCGCCCTGGGCGCCTGTCACCTGGCGCTGGAGGACCTGGACACCGCGGTGGAGTGCTTCAACCGCGCCATCGAGCTGGACCCCAGCGACATCACCCCCTTCGTCAACCGGGGCGAGGCGTTCCTCCGTCAGGGCCGCACGATGGAGGCGGCCCGCGACTTCCAGCATGCCGTGTCGCTGGACCCCGAGGACAAGGACCCCTTGAGCCGCCGGGCGCGCATGCTCGCCGCCGCGGCCCTGGAGAGCTCGGACGAGGCTTCGGAATCCGAAGCCCCCGAGGACCGCTCTTAG
- the sctV gene encoding type III secretion system export apparatus subunit SctV, whose protein sequence is MANADPNSFLNKYSDIVLAVVVVAIVAMMIVPLPTIILDVLLTLNISISVVLLLISLYVPSALYLSSFPTILLITTMFRLSLTISTTRLILLTGDPGEVVVAFGNFVVQGNFVVGAILFLILVVVNFIVISKGSERVAEVAARFTLDAMPGKQMSIDADLRAGVIDQDQMKKKRRDLERESQLFGAMDGAMKFVKGDAIASIIITVINIVGGLIIGVTQKGMAAGDAAQKYTLLTIGDGLVGMIPAILISTCAGILVTRVGGEEEGAHLGKDVGSQLTAFPKAIAIAAAMLVGLGLIPGLPKIPFFLLGAGAGFGAYTMMRKRDEAMAAEEAGPATESSFGTPVSSEPPPKAELNPDSELFIPVVTPIVLEVSDALVPFVDSRQDGGKFLFELIPFMRDGLFVELGVRFPGVRARGNGGLPPGAYQIQINEVPVVTGQATLGHILVNDTVERLKLMNIPGFEAINPATRQPAAWVPEQFRETLESAGLTTWDVPGYIILHTAAVLRKNAREFVGVQETQTMLEQLEKAFPAIVKEVVPKIVNVLKLTDILGRLVEEEISIRDLRGILQALSEYGQVEADNVMLTEHVRASLRRYISHKYARGTGTLVVYLLDPNIEEAIRSSIKRTSAGAHLALEPEIAQEIVGAVRSECGHLPPSAQRPVILTAMDIRRYVRKLLEYEFNPSFSILSYQELSPELNIQPVARISSGR, encoded by the coding sequence ATGGCCAACGCCGATCCGAACAGCTTCCTGAACAAGTACTCCGACATCGTCCTGGCCGTGGTCGTCGTGGCCATCGTGGCGATGATGATCGTCCCGCTGCCGACGATCATCCTGGACGTGTTGCTGACGCTGAACATCAGCATCTCGGTGGTACTGCTCCTCATCTCCCTCTACGTGCCCAGCGCGCTGTACCTGTCGTCGTTCCCGACGATCCTGCTGATCACGACGATGTTCCGCCTGTCGCTGACCATCTCCACCACGCGACTCATCCTGCTCACCGGTGACCCGGGCGAAGTGGTGGTGGCGTTCGGTAACTTCGTGGTGCAGGGCAACTTCGTCGTCGGCGCCATCCTCTTCCTCATCCTGGTGGTGGTGAACTTCATCGTCATCTCCAAGGGCTCGGAGCGCGTCGCGGAAGTGGCCGCGCGCTTCACCCTGGACGCGATGCCCGGCAAGCAGATGTCCATCGACGCGGACCTGCGCGCCGGCGTCATCGATCAGGATCAGATGAAGAAGAAGCGCCGCGACCTGGAGCGTGAGAGCCAGCTCTTCGGCGCCATGGACGGCGCCATGAAGTTCGTGAAGGGCGACGCCATCGCGTCCATCATCATCACGGTCATCAACATCGTGGGCGGCCTCATCATCGGCGTGACCCAGAAGGGGATGGCCGCCGGTGACGCCGCGCAGAAGTACACGCTGCTCACCATCGGTGACGGTCTGGTCGGCATGATCCCCGCCATCCTCATCTCCACGTGCGCCGGTATCCTGGTGACCCGCGTGGGCGGCGAGGAAGAGGGCGCGCACCTGGGCAAGGACGTGGGCTCGCAGCTCACCGCCTTCCCGAAGGCCATCGCCATCGCGGCGGCCATGCTCGTGGGCCTGGGCCTCATCCCCGGCCTCCCCAAGATTCCCTTCTTCCTGCTGGGCGCGGGCGCGGGCTTCGGCGCGTACACGATGATGCGCAAGCGCGATGAGGCGATGGCCGCCGAGGAGGCGGGCCCCGCGACGGAGTCCAGCTTCGGCACGCCCGTGTCCTCCGAGCCTCCACCCAAGGCGGAGCTCAACCCGGACTCGGAGCTGTTCATCCCCGTCGTCACGCCCATCGTGCTGGAGGTGTCCGACGCGCTGGTGCCCTTCGTGGACTCGCGGCAGGACGGCGGCAAGTTCCTCTTCGAGCTCATCCCGTTCATGCGCGACGGCCTCTTCGTGGAGCTGGGCGTGCGCTTCCCCGGCGTGCGCGCGCGCGGCAACGGCGGCCTGCCGCCCGGGGCCTACCAGATTCAGATCAACGAAGTGCCCGTCGTCACCGGCCAGGCCACCCTGGGCCACATCCTGGTGAACGACACGGTGGAGCGCCTCAAGCTGATGAACATCCCCGGCTTCGAGGCCATCAACCCCGCGACGCGCCAGCCGGCCGCGTGGGTGCCCGAGCAGTTCCGGGAGACGCTCGAGTCCGCGGGCCTCACCACCTGGGACGTGCCCGGCTACATCATCCTGCACACCGCCGCCGTGCTCCGGAAGAACGCCCGCGAGTTCGTGGGCGTGCAGGAGACGCAGACGATGCTGGAGCAGCTGGAGAAGGCGTTCCCGGCCATCGTGAAGGAAGTCGTCCCGAAGATCGTCAACGTGCTGAAGCTGACGGACATCCTCGGACGCCTGGTGGAGGAGGAGATCTCCATCCGCGACCTGCGCGGCATCCTCCAGGCACTGTCGGAGTACGGGCAGGTGGAGGCGGACAACGTCATGCTCACCGAGCATGTCCGCGCCTCGCTGCGCCGCTACATCTCCCACAAGTACGCGCGCGGCACCGGCACGCTGGTGGTGTACCTGCTCGACCCGAACATCGAGGAGGCCATCCGCAGCTCCATCAAGCGCACCTCCGCGGGCGCCCACCTGGCGCTGGAGCCGGAGATTGCCCAGGAGATCGTCGGCGCGGTGCGTTCGGAGTGCGGCCACCTGCCGCCCAGCGCCCAGCGCCCCGTCATCCTCACGGCCATGGACATCCGCCGCTACGTGCGCAAGCTGCTGGAGTACGAGTTCAACCCCTCGTTCTCCATCCTCAGCTACCAGGAGCTGTCCCCCGAGCTGAACATCCAGCCGGTGGCGCGCATCTCCTCCGGCCGGTAG
- a CDS encoding FHA domain-containing protein, producing MSVRLTVTQRSEAGGASGKEVVLDDSVITLGRDKTCQVVLPQQAVSRNHARIIQEGTLYFLEDLGSAYGTKINGKALPKGEKELLRNGDVIAIAQYDVRFDKVVEIAPDVSDKTSFLARGALKDAMRGLSGGEERFLRYMNGPREGQRIEISEAQEHIFGRDEKEADVILKDDLVSRKHAKVRRDWSGTHVEDLGSRNGIKVNKKRVNRKALKDGDELEIGATRFVYVDPAEPPDEPAVSLSSESSAVVPAPSPPRPSPPKREEPPPPEPEPEPEPAPAPPEEPAASEEPQPDGSSEEPQPDAGMGESMPEPEPEPAPVSALADKKKLVPLIVMGVVGLSFLVLMIAVLAGA from the coding sequence ATGAGCGTCCGTCTGACCGTCACACAGCGCAGCGAGGCCGGCGGCGCCTCGGGCAAAGAGGTCGTCCTCGACGACTCCGTCATCACCCTGGGGCGGGACAAGACCTGCCAGGTGGTGCTCCCGCAGCAGGCGGTGTCGCGCAACCATGCGCGCATCATCCAGGAGGGCACCCTCTACTTCCTGGAGGACCTGGGCAGCGCCTACGGCACGAAGATCAACGGCAAGGCGCTCCCCAAGGGGGAGAAGGAGCTCCTGCGCAACGGCGACGTCATCGCCATCGCGCAGTACGACGTCCGCTTCGACAAGGTCGTGGAGATCGCCCCGGACGTCAGCGACAAGACGTCCTTCCTCGCGCGCGGAGCCTTGAAGGACGCGATGCGCGGCCTGTCCGGTGGCGAGGAGCGCTTCCTGCGCTACATGAACGGCCCCCGCGAGGGCCAGCGCATCGAAATCTCCGAGGCCCAGGAGCACATCTTCGGCCGCGACGAGAAGGAAGCCGACGTCATCCTCAAGGACGACCTCGTCTCCCGCAAGCACGCCAAGGTGCGCCGCGACTGGTCCGGCACGCACGTGGAGGACCTGGGCAGCCGCAACGGCATCAAGGTCAACAAGAAGCGGGTGAACCGCAAGGCGCTCAAGGACGGCGACGAGCTGGAGATTGGCGCCACCCGTTTCGTCTACGTGGACCCCGCCGAGCCGCCGGACGAGCCCGCCGTGAGCCTCTCCTCGGAGAGCTCCGCCGTCGTCCCGGCCCCCTCCCCGCCGCGCCCCTCCCCGCCCAAGCGCGAGGAGCCGCCCCCGCCGGAGCCCGAACCGGAGCCCGAGCCCGCCCCCGCGCCGCCGGAGGAGCCCGCCGCGTCCGAGGAGCCGCAGCCCGACGGTTCCTCCGAGGAGCCGCAGCCCGACGCCGGGATGGGCGAGTCCATGCCCGAGCCGGAGCCCGAACCCGCGCCGGTGTCCGCGCTCGCGGACAAGAAGAAGCTCGTCCCGCTCATCGTGATGGGCGTGGTGGGGCTGAGCTTCCTGGTGTTGATGATCGCCGTGCTCGCGGGCGCCTGA
- a CDS encoding SycD/LcrH family type III secretion system chaperone, which yields MAALDPEDPQDEAKLTALLQRWAEGKATLREVRGYSNDELYAIAKTAYFFFYQGRVAEARTLFQGLYAVNPTDVYFAKALGVVEMAAGNGQGALAAFDVAAKLAPQDPAVYVGRAEVKLAMGQKPQALEDLRRAAAMTPVDDPVVRKAGAMVNALTRR from the coding sequence ATGGCGGCGCTGGACCCCGAAGACCCGCAGGACGAGGCGAAGCTCACCGCGCTCCTGCAGCGCTGGGCGGAAGGCAAGGCCACGCTCCGCGAGGTGCGCGGCTATTCCAACGACGAGCTCTACGCCATCGCCAAGACGGCCTACTTCTTCTTCTACCAGGGCCGGGTGGCGGAGGCGCGCACGCTCTTCCAGGGGCTCTACGCCGTCAACCCCACGGACGTGTACTTCGCCAAGGCGCTGGGCGTGGTGGAGATGGCCGCGGGCAACGGGCAGGGGGCGCTCGCCGCCTTCGACGTGGCCGCGAAGCTGGCCCCGCAGGACCCGGCCGTCTACGTGGGCCGCGCCGAGGTGAAGCTGGCCATGGGCCAGAAGCCGCAGGCGCTGGAGGACCTCCGCCGCGCCGCGGCGATGACGCCGGTGGATGATCCGGTGGTGCGCAAGGCCGGAGCCATGGTCAACGCGCTCACCCGCCGTTAG
- a CDS encoding tetratricopeptide repeat protein: protein MRLRLFLTLTAAASLTTTACLSTPPPHERALINNELCAQEMANGDLQKAETYCNLGLEFSPQYADLWANKGLIAMYSGNKGKAKEFFIKALRFNQEHLQAYQNLGVLYLDEGAYGKAHDNFKRALQVNPDNLESRYDLGLTYMKMGKKKEARKEFDTLLAVNPNVANAHHNLGIMAYEDKDLETAFEHISQAAQLTPDSAEVWHDLGTVLLEQSRFAEAREAFGNCARLDEKNSSCLNNLAVAQRKVALTDSALKELKDTQTAENSAPAMYLLARQYREKGLLTEEEAAYRKCVKLDAKFAPCHFGLFQIFNEAHKQTHAQTACKNFMKFGTSEEFPTEYTTCERFLANDSF from the coding sequence ATGCGTCTTCGCCTCTTCCTCACGCTGACCGCCGCCGCCTCCCTCACCACCACCGCCTGCCTCAGCACGCCGCCTCCGCACGAGCGGGCGCTCATCAACAACGAGCTGTGCGCGCAGGAGATGGCCAACGGGGACCTGCAGAAGGCGGAGACCTACTGCAACCTGGGCCTGGAGTTCTCCCCCCAGTACGCGGACCTGTGGGCCAACAAGGGCCTCATCGCCATGTACTCGGGCAACAAGGGCAAGGCGAAGGAGTTCTTCATCAAGGCCCTGCGCTTCAACCAGGAGCACCTGCAGGCCTACCAGAACCTGGGCGTCCTCTACCTGGACGAAGGCGCCTACGGAAAGGCCCACGACAACTTCAAGCGCGCCCTGCAGGTGAACCCGGACAACCTGGAGTCGCGCTACGACCTGGGCCTCACCTACATGAAGATGGGCAAGAAGAAGGAGGCCCGGAAGGAGTTCGACACGCTGCTCGCGGTCAACCCCAACGTGGCCAACGCCCACCACAACCTCGGCATCATGGCCTACGAGGACAAGGACCTGGAGACGGCCTTCGAGCACATCTCCCAGGCCGCCCAGCTCACCCCGGACTCCGCGGAGGTGTGGCACGACCTGGGCACGGTGCTGCTGGAGCAGAGCCGCTTCGCGGAGGCCCGCGAGGCCTTCGGCAACTGCGCCCGCCTGGACGAGAAGAACTCCAGTTGCCTCAACAACCTGGCCGTCGCCCAGCGCAAGGTGGCCCTCACCGACTCCGCCCTCAAGGAGCTGAAGGACACCCAGACGGCGGAGAACAGCGCCCCGGCCATGTACCTGCTCGCGCGCCAGTACCGGGAGAAGGGCCTGCTCACCGAGGAGGAGGCCGCCTACCGCAAGTGCGTGAAGCTGGACGCCAAGTTCGCGCCCTGCCACTTCGGCCTGTTCCAGATCTTCAACGAGGCCCACAAGCAGACCCACGCGCAGACGGCGTGCAAGAACTTCATGAAGTTTGGAACCTCCGAGGAATTCCCCACCGAGTACACGACGTGTGAGAGATTCCTCGCCAACGACTCGTTCTAG
- a CDS encoding carboxypeptidase-like regulatory domain-containing protein, which translates to MRWTRNAVAWSLVGLMGVVGGCSKENGGKDDGGGGTPQTGYLTGKVVDTQGQPLAGAIITADNTQFYDSNVQATSGSDGTYRVDTSRPTGTWHASAVVKRQYNGKEYTFDLDPNDDNVFAGNEGAVRNFTWKLTGKRPDDLGFYGGRVTVYVDQFTDPADPGAPITNEDIELTLAPSGKLVDGTDGQTITQKLVRTADGDSVTDVPVGRYTVSARYVQAGKSPRPMQVRIRDTGQYANSVTADFDSINIGRHFIELNAELPKP; encoded by the coding sequence ATGCGCTGGACGCGAAACGCAGTGGCCTGGAGCCTGGTGGGGTTGATGGGTGTGGTGGGGGGCTGCAGCAAGGAGAACGGCGGCAAGGACGACGGTGGGGGAGGGACGCCGCAGACGGGCTATCTCACCGGCAAGGTGGTGGACACGCAGGGGCAGCCGCTCGCGGGGGCGATCATCACCGCGGACAACACCCAGTTCTATGACTCCAATGTCCAGGCGACGTCGGGGTCGGACGGGACGTACCGCGTGGACACGAGCCGTCCGACCGGCACCTGGCACGCCAGCGCCGTCGTGAAGCGGCAGTACAACGGGAAGGAGTACACCTTCGACCTGGATCCGAACGACGACAACGTCTTCGCCGGAAACGAAGGGGCGGTGCGCAACTTCACCTGGAAGCTCACGGGAAAGCGCCCGGATGATCTGGGCTTCTACGGTGGGCGGGTGACGGTGTACGTGGATCAGTTCACGGATCCGGCGGACCCGGGCGCGCCCATCACCAACGAGGACATCGAGCTGACGCTGGCCCCCAGCGGAAAGCTGGTGGACGGCACCGACGGGCAGACCATTACCCAGAAGCTGGTGCGCACGGCGGACGGGGACTCGGTGACGGACGTGCCGGTGGGCCGCTACACGGTGTCCGCGCGCTACGTGCAGGCCGGGAAGTCGCCGCGTCCAATGCAGGTGCGGATCCGGGACACCGGCCAGTACGCCAACTCGGTGACGGCGGACTTCGACAGCATCAACATCGGCCGGCACTTCATCGAGCTGAACGCCGAGCTGCCCAAGCCCTGA
- a CDS encoding EscU/YscU/HrcU family type III secretion system export apparatus switch protein, protein MASDQEADIAIAIKYDNKADGAPRVVAKGMRLKAEKIREIAKQYGIPVMRNVSLAHALYRVDVGQEVPEELYDAVAEVLNFVYALQREQQAGGR, encoded by the coding sequence ATGGCCAGCGACCAAGAGGCGGACATCGCCATCGCCATCAAGTACGACAACAAGGCGGACGGCGCCCCGCGCGTGGTGGCCAAGGGGATGCGCCTCAAGGCGGAGAAGATCCGGGAGATCGCCAAGCAGTACGGCATCCCGGTGATGCGCAACGTCTCCCTGGCGCACGCCCTGTACCGGGTGGACGTGGGCCAGGAGGTCCCCGAGGAGCTCTACGACGCGGTGGCGGAGGTCTTGAACTTCGTCTACGCGCTCCAGCGCGAGCAGCAGGCGGGCGGGCGCTGA